Below is a genomic region from Mesorhizobium sp. NZP2298.
TCCAGGTGCAGGCGCTCGGTGCCAACAGCCTGGAATTCGGCTATCTCGGACCGGGCGCGCTCTGGCTGCCGGCGACCGGCAAGGCCAAGATCATCGCCGTCAACGATGTCGGCTTCTCCGACCGGGTGATCGCCCAGGCCGGCATCACCTCGATCACCGACCTCAAGGGCAAGAAGGTGGCGATCGCCGCCGGCACGTCGGGCGACATGTTGCTGCGGCTGGCATTGCGCAAGGCCAACATGGCGATGACCGACCTCGACATCGTGCAGATGGACCCCAGCACCATCGTGGCGGCCTTCGCTTCCAAGCAGGTCGACGCGGCCGGCATCTGGTATCCGTTCGTCGGCATCATCCAGAAGACCGTTCCCGATCTGGTGGAACTGGCCAAGAATGACGACTTCTATCCGCAGACCACTTTCCCGAGCGTCTTCATCGCCCGCAATGACCTTATCGAGGGCAATCCCGATCTCGTGCGCAACGTGGTCCGCGCCATCAAGGACGCGCAGGACTTCCGCGCCGCCAACCAGGGCAAGGCGATCGAGATCACCTCGAAGCTACTGGGCATCCCTGCCGACCAGCTGAAGACGGAGGCCGGCTACGGCCGTTTCATGACGTCGGCCGAGCTGATCAAGCTGACCAAGGACGGCACGGTCAATGGCTGGTTCGCGACCATGAACGAGCTGTTCAAGACCTTCGGCAAGTTCGAGACCTCGCTCGATCCCAAGGATTACTACCTCGGCGATCAGTATATCGCGGCCTGAAGCCGGCCCGAAAACCATCCCTTGCAATCTCGGGTCCCGGATCCGAACCGGGACCTGCCTTCTGAAAACCATATCACCAGCGGCGAGCCATCCATGAACGTTCTCTACATCGACATCGACAGCCTGAGGCGCGACCATCTCGGTTGCTACGGCTACCATCGCAACACCTCTCCGGTCATCGACAGCCTTGCTCGCGACGGCATCCGCTTCGAGAACATCTATGTTTCCGATGTGCCCTGCCATCCCTCGCGCACGGCGCTGTGGAGCGGCCGCCACGGCATGCGGACCGGTGTGGTCGGCCATGGCGGAACCGCCTGCGAGCCGTTCCGCGAGGGCGCCGAAAGGGCCTGGGCCGGCACCTTTTACGAGGAGGGCTGGATGCGGGCGCTGCGCGATCTCGGCTACCACACCACGACGATCAGCAGTTTCGGCGAACGGCATGGCTGCTGGCACTGGTATGCTGGGTTCAACGAGATCATCAATCCGGGAAAGGCCGGCATGGAGAACGCCGACGAGGTCTCAGGCCTGGCGCTCGACTGGCTGAAGCGCAACGGCTCGGCCAAGAAGTGGTTCCTGCATGTCAATGTCTGGGACCCGCACACGCCCTATCGCGCACCGGATGCCTTCGGCGATCCCTTCGCCGATCAACCGCTTCCCGACTGGATGACCCAGGCGGTGTTCGAAAAGAGCCATGCCGGCTATGGCCCGCACAGCCCGCAGGAGCCTTCGGGCTTCGATGTCGAGCCGGGCGGATCGAAATACCGGCGCATGCCGTCGCCGATCAGCGACATGGACACCGTCAAGGCCTGGTTCGACGGCTACGATACCGGCGTGCTCTACGCCGATCACCATGTCGGGCTCATCGTCGAGGAATTGAAGCGGCAGGGCCTGCTTGACCAGACCATCATCGTCATCGGCGCCGACCATGGCGAAAACCTTGGCGAGCTCAATGTCTGGGGCGACCACCAGACGGCGGACGAGTTCACCTGCAACGTGCCGCTGGTCATCCGCTGGCCCGGCGCCGACGACATGCGCGGCGTCAACCGCGGGCTGCATTATCATTTCGACTGGGCCGCGACGCTGATCGACCGGCTTGGCGGCAGCGTGCCGGCGCTGTGGGACGGGCGCTCCTTCGCGCCCGCGCTCGCCGCCGGCCAGGACGGCGGTCGCGACTTCCTGGTGCTGAGCCAGGGCGCATGGGCGGTGCAGCGCGGCGTGCGGTTCCGGCGCGACGGGGCCGACTGGCTGATGCTGCGCACCTACCATGACGGCTACAAGGATTTCGGCCCGGTCAGCCTGTTCAACCTCAGCGAGGACCCGCATGAGCAGCATGATCTTTCCGGCTCCCGGACCGACATCGTCGATCACGCCAGCCGCCTGCTCGAGGACTGGCGCGGCGCCATGGCCGTCCGCGGCGACAGCGACGTCGATCCGCTGGTCACGGTGATGAAGGAAGGCGGGCCTTTCCATTGCCGTGGCGAATTGCCGGGCTATCTTGAAAGGCTGCGCCGGACGGGTCGCGCGGCGGCGGCGACGCAGCTCGAGCAGCGTCACCCGGCGCCACCGCCGCGGCGCCAGTCGCTGAACTGAGGGGAGAGCCCGCGGCCGGCGGCACGCCTGGCCGTGTCCCATCAAACGCTGCGCTCTGTCTCACGACAGGCGGTTCGGTCCGGCCTATCCCGATGCGCCAGAGGGCTTCCGCCCGGTGGCACGGAGGATAGCACCAAGTGACATCGATGCCGGTTGCCAGTCGCGAAGCGGCGCCCTTGCCCGTCGCGGCGCTGATGGGCGCGATGGTGTCGATCCAGATCGGCGCCACTTTCGCCAAGACCCTGTTTCCGGTGATCGGTGCGCAAGGCACGACGACGCTGCGGCTGGTCGTCGGCGCGCTGATGCTGATCGTGGTGCTGCGTCCCTGGCAGATGCGACCGACGCGCGCCAACTTGCCCTGGCTCGCCGCCTATGGAGTGACGCTCTGCGCGCTCAACCTCCTGTTTTATGCGGCCCTTTCCAGGATCCCGCTCGGCGTCGCCGTGGCGCTCGAATTTTCCGGGCCGCTGCTGGTGGCGACGCTGACGTCGCGGCGCGCCAGCGACTTTGCCTGGATCGCGCTGGCGGTGGCCGGCATCGTCCTGCTGTCGCCCTTCATTCATTCGCTGCAGCCGCTCGATCCGACCGGGGTGATGCTGGCGCTGGCGGCCGGCGGCTTCTGGGCGCTCTACATCGTGCTCGCGCAGAAGACGGGCGCCCAGCTTGGCACCCGCACCACCGCCTACGGGATGGCGATCGCCGCCGTGCTGGTGCTGCCCTTCGGCATCGCCGAGGCCGGAACGGGCCTGCTGGCGCCGTCGATCCTGGTCGGTGCCCTGCTCGTAGGCCTGTTTTCCAGCGCGCTGCCGTTCTTCCTTGAGATGGTGGCCCTGACCCGGATGCCGGCCCGCATCTACGGCACGCTGACCTGCCTGGAGCCGGGGCTCGGCGCGCTCGCCGGCTTCCTGTTCCTGCACGAAAGCCTGAGCCTGGCGCAACTGGCCGGCATCGCCGCCGTCATCGCGGCCGCCGCCGGCACGGCGCTGACCTCGAAGCCACCGGTGCCGTCGCCGGAGTAGGGTGCCGCAGCGCCCCCGTCCTCGTCGGCGCCTTCGGTGTCACGACGGCCAATGCCGCGTTCGCGCCGATCGACTGCGGCTGAATGGTCACACTGATCGGGAAAGCGGCGTGTCGCTTTCCTGGACAATTCCGGTGCGACCCAGCCCAAGACGCAGCCCACGGACAATGCCACATCGAGGGCCTCGACCACACCTGGATCGCCACGGAGTATTTTCGTGGCGAGGACCACAACATATGGGGCGGCAGACAAACATGAAAATCATTCTTCTCGCGACGGCCTTCATTCTGGCGCCTGTCGGCATGGCGTGCGCGGCCGACATCAACGAGGTCTCGCCTGTTGCCGGCTACGACTGGTCCGGCCTCTATGCCGGCGTCGACGCCGGCTACGCAGCCGGAAAATCCAATCTCCTCATCGCTGGCGGCGGCTTCGGCGGCGGATCCGACCTCAACGTGCCGCTTGATCCGGACGGTTTTATCGGCGGCATCCATATCGGCGCCAACTACCAGATGGCGAACAGTTTCGTGATCGGCGCCGAGGCCGACATCGCCTACAGCAATGCCGATGGGCTGACAGGCGTCGACGCTGGCGGCGGTGGCGTCAATACGTTGCTCAAGAGCGAACTCAAGTGGTCGGGGTCGGCGCGGCTGCGGGCCGGCTATGCGTTCGACCGGACCTTGCCTTACATCACCGCGGGCGTGGCCGCGGCCAAATATGAAGTGACCGCGATCAGCGCCGGCCCCGGCGGTGAGATACCGTTCCACGACGAGAGCCATGTCGGCTGGACGGTTGGCGCCGGCATCGAGCATGCCTTCACCGACAGATGGATCGCGCGGGCCGAATACCGCTACTCCGATTTCGGCAGCCAGGATCTGTCGATAGCAGCCGGCCTGCCCACGGAGACGAACGTCGACCTGCAGACGCACGATGTCCGGGTAGGCCTCAGCTACAAGTTCTGACGCTTGAACTGCAAATCTCCCTCGGGAGATGGCCGGCGGGCCAAGGGGCCGGGGGGCTCGGCCTGCTGCCGCGGACGGGGTCGGCGCTCTAACGCGACGACCCCTCTGTCGCCTTCGGCGACATCTCTCCTTCGAAGGAGGGAGATAAGCCTGCCCTAAATCAGCTTCTCCAGCGTGATCGGCAAATCCCGCACCCGCTTTCCGGTCGCGTGGAACACCGCGTTGGCGATCGCCGGCGCCACGCCGACAATCGCCAGCTCACCGACGCCCTTGCCGCCGAGCACCGAGGAGTGCAGGTCGGGGATGCCGACCGAGATGACTTCGATGTCCGGGATGTCGGCATTGGTCGGCACCAGATAGTCGGCGAGGTTGTTGTTGACGATGCGGCCATGGCGGCGGTCGACGATGCCTTCTTCCAGCAGTGCCTGGCCGATGCCCATGATGATGCCGCCCTTCCACTGGCTCTCGGCGAGCTTCGGGTTGTAGAGCCGGCCGGAATCCAGCGCCGACACGACGCGTGACACACGCACCGTGCCGAAATCCTCGTCGACGCGCACCTCGATGAAATGCGCGCACCAGGAGTGGCGGGAATAGTCGCCCTCGGTGTGCGGCAGCGCCATGGCGATGGTGGTGTAGTTCTTGTAGCGGTCCTCGGCGGTCGAATTGGCCGGCATGGTGTCGCCGGTCGCCTCGATGCGGTCGCGCCCCACGCTCTTGAGCAGGTCGGCGATCGAGACATCGGGGCCGTCGCCGCGCGGCGAGCCGATGCGGCCATTGGCGACCACCAATGTGTTTGCCTGCAGCGTGTGGAAGGGCGAGCGCGGGTCGCTGATCGCCAAGCCCACCAGCTGGTCGAGCGCCGAGGTGGCCGCCTTGTAGACGGCACCCGTCATCACGCCTGCCAGGCGCGAGCCGCCGGTGACGCCGGCGCGCGGGAAGCGGGAATCGCCGAGCTTCACCACCACGTCGTCGGCGCTCACGCCGACCGTCTCGGCGGCGGTCTGCGCCAGGATCGTGTAGGTGCCCTGGCCCATGTCGATCGAGGAGCTTTCGACCTCGACCGAACCGTCGGCGAGGATGCGCACGACCGCCTCGCCATAGGCGCGCCGGACCGGATAGGTGCCGGCGGCGACACCCCAGCCGATCAGCTGGTTGCCGTCACGCATCGAACGCGGCTCGGGTGTCCGTTTGGACCAGCCGAAGCGTTCGGCGCCTGCGGCAAAAGCCTCGCGCAACTGCCTGGTCGACCAGGCTTTTTTGGCGTGCGGATCCTGTTCGGCGTAGTTGCGCAGCCGGATCTCCAGCGGATCGATGCCGACCTCGTAGGCGAGCTCGTCGATGGCGCTCTCGATGCCGAAGGCCGAGGGGTTCTCGCCCGGCGCGCGCATGGCGCCCGGCACCACGGAATTCACCCGCACGACATTCTGCTTCGAGGAGAAATTCGGCGTCGCGTACATGATCGAGGTGACAGATCCCAGCGGCTCGACCCACATGCCGTCGATGGATGTTTCATTGACGCCGCGATGCACGATCGACTGGATCACGCCGTCATGGTCGGCGCCGATCGTCACCGTCTGCCGGGTCGCGGCGCGGCCGCCATAGCCGGTAAACGTCTGCGGCCGCGTCATCACCAGTTTCACCGGCCGTCCCAGCATTCTGGCCGCACTCGCGGCAATCGCGCCGTGGCCGAGCGCCAGCGCCTTGGAGCCGAAGCCACCGCCAATATAGGGCGAGACCAGCCGCACATTCTCGAAGGGCACTTCGAACCATTCGGCATAGGTGCGGGCCATTCCGTCCAGCCATTGGCTGGGCTCCCACACGGTCAGACGATCGCCTTCCCAGCGCGCGATCAGGCCATGCGGCTCCATCGGCGCCTGGTATTCGCGCGGCGTGTTGTAGGCGGCGCAGATACGCACCGGCGCCGAGGCGAAGGCGGTGGCCGCATCGCCCCATTCCTTGGTCATGGCGTCGATCAGGATGCCGTCGCCGGCCTTGCCGTCGCTGAGGTCGACGATGGAAGGCGTCTCGTCATAGCTGACCTTGACCAGCGCCGCCGCGGCGACCGCCTGCTCGAAGGTTTCGGCCACGACGGCGGCGACATGCTGGCCTGAAAACGTGATGTCGCGTGCCAGCGGGCAGTAAGGCCTGTCCGGCGGCGGCGTGCCGAACCAGTCCGACGCGGTTCTCAGGCTGATGATGGTGTCCGGTGTGAGCACCTTGAGGACGCCCGGCGCCGCCTCTGCCCGCGCGGTGTCGATCGCGCGCACCTTGCCGGAGGCAATCGTGCTTTCGACCAGCACGGCATGGGCGAGGCCTTCGAGCTGCTGCTCGACGGCGTATTTGGCCGCACCGGTGATCTTGGCCGGGCCGTCGACGCGCGACAGCCGCCCGCCTATGGCTTCCGCCAGCGCGCCATCCGAGGCGTCGCCATGTCTTGCGTGGACAGTCATGCCGTCTCTCCCAATTTGAGGATGGCCCGCGCGACAACGCGCGGTGCGAGTTCGATCTTGTAGTGGTTGGCGCCATGGTCGACGGCGCCTTCGACGGCAAGCAGGCTGGCCGCGCGGACAGCGGCCGGTTCCAGCACCTTGCCTATCAAGGCGGCCTCCACGGCCCGCGCCCGCCACGGCTTCGTCGCGACGCCGCCGAGTGCCACGCGCAGGTCGCGGATGGTGCGCCCATCGGCTTCCAGCTCGAGCCCTACGGCCGCGCTGGCCGCCGCGAATTCGTAGGATTGCCGGTCCCGGATCTTGAGGTAGGTCGAACGGCGCGCAGCGGCGGATGAGGGGATCTCAATCGCCGTGATCATTTCGCCCGGCTCGATCGCGTGCTCCCTGTCGGGCGTGGTGCCGGGCAGCAGGAAGAAGTCGTCGACCGCGATGCGGCGATCGCCGAGATGGACCATCGCGTCGAAGGCGACCAGTGCGGTGGCGAGGTCGCCGGGATACATGGCGATGCAGGCCTCGCTGGCGCCGAGCACGGCGTGGCCCTTGGTGACGCCACCGATCGCCGAACAGCCGCTGCCTGGCTCACGCTTGTTACAGGCGGAAAAGTTCGAGGGATCGCGGAAATAGGGGCAGCGCGTGCGCTGCATCAGATTGCCGCCGATGGTCGCCATGTTGCGGATCTGCGCCGACGCCGCCTGCCACAGCGCTTCCGACACGGCCGGGAAGCCGCTCTGGATATCGGCATGGTCGGCGACATGGCCCATTCTGGCGAGCGCGCCGATGGTCGCTCGGTGTTCGCCCACTTCGATCCGGTCGAGCCCCTTGAGGTGGGTGATGTCGACCAGCGTGTCGGGTTCGGCGACGCTGCATTTGGCAAGATCGATCAGTGTGGTGCCGCCGGCAAGCAGCATGGCGCCGGGCAGGGCAGCGGCCTGTCGTGCGGCATCAACCGAAGTGGCGCGCAGATACGAAAAATCCCTCATGATGCGACCTCCAGGGCTGCCTGGCGCACGGCGGCGACGATGTGCGGATAGGCGCCGCAGCGGCAGAGATTTCCGGCCATGTATTCGCGGATTTCCTCATCCGATCCGGCGTGGCCCTCGCGGATGCAGGCGACCGCCGACATGATCTGGCCCGGCGTGCAATAGCCGCACTGGAAGGCGTCCTGCTCGAGGAAGGCAGCTTGCACGGGATGCAGTTCGCCCTCCCGTGCAAGCCCCTCTATGGTGGTGATGGCGCGGCCCTCGGCCTGCGCCGCCAGCGTGAGACAAGCCAGCACGCGCTCGCCGTCGACATGCACGGTGCAGGCGCCGCACTGGCCGTGGTCGCAGCCCTTCTTCGTGCCGGTCAGGCCGAGCCGCTCGCGCAAGGCATCGAGCAGCGTCACGCGCGGCTCGAGCTGCAATTCGTGATGATGGCCGTTGATATCGAGATGGACGGGGATTTTCGTCATGAGCGTCTGGCTCCAGTTGCTTGACGCGAAGTCGGTTGATCATGTTGCGCGGGCGGGGCAGCCGGCGGGTCTAGCTCCAGCCGTCCGGCCCTTCGCTGCCGCTTCCTGCCCTTCGGGCGTTCAGACCCTTAAAAAAGTCCACTGGACCTTTTGATCCGCCCGAAGGCGGACCGGGCATTCACCGTTCGTTGTTCGGGAAGCCGGGCAATTGGCTTCCCGTCCATTATGCGAACCACTCCTCACACCAGCAGGTCCTCGATGCGGATCGGAAAGCGGCGAGGCCGCACGCCTGTTGCATGCCAGACCGCGTTGGCAACCGCGCCGGCCGTGCCGGTGACGCCGATTTCGCCAACGCCCTTGATGCCGAGCGCGTTGACGTAGGGGTCGTCCTCATGGACCAGGATCGCCTCGACCGACGGCACGTCGGCATTCACCGGGACATGGTATTCGGCGAGGTTGGCGTTCTGGATCCGGCCCGAGCGCCGGTCGGTGCTGGCTTCTTCATGCAGCGCGAAGGAGACCCCCCAGATCATGCCGCCATAGTACTGGCTGCGCACCAGCCTGGGATTGATGACCCGTCCGGCGGCGAAAGCGCCGACCAGCCTGGTGACGCGGATTTGCCCGAAATCCGGATCGACCTTGACTTCGGCGAACACGGCGCCGTGCGCATGCTTGGCATAGGTCTCCTGGGACGCCGGGTCCGGGGCGCCCTTGCCGCGGCCTTCGATCTCCGTGAGACCAGCGCGCGTGAGGATCTCGGCATAGCTTTCGCCCCGGCTTTCATCGTCGCGCCGGTACAGCCAGCCGCCGCGCGCCAGCACGCCTTCATTGCCGGCACCGAACAATGGCGAGGCCTCGTTGCCGGTGGCGAGATCGGCGAGCCTGGCGATGACGGCGGCGCCCGCATTGTGGATCGCCATGCCGGCCGTCGCCGTGTGGCCGGAGCCGCCGGCAATGCCCGCATTGGGCAGGTCGGAGCTGCCGGCCCTGAAATCGACCTGGTCGATGTCGAGCCCGAGCCCATCGGCGGCGATCTGGGCGAAGGCGGTCCAGGCGCCTTGCCCCATGTCCTGCGCGCCGGTCTCCATCAGGCCGCTGCCATCGGCCCTCAACACCGCACGCGCCTCGGCCTGGAACATCAGGGCCGGGAACGTCGCCGTACCCATGCCCCAGCCGGTGAGGAAACCGTCGGCGTCGCGCATCAACCGGGGCTGAAGCGGGCGGCTCGCCCAGCCGAATGCCTTAGCGGCTTGGCTGTAGCATTCGCGCAGCGCCTTGGAGGAAAACGGTTTGCCGGTCATCGGCTCGACCTCGGCATAGTTCCTCAGCCGGAATTCCAGCGGGTCGATGCCGCAGGCGTGAGCCGCCTCGTCGATGGCGCTCTCCAGGGCTATCGAGCCGGTGGCTTCACCGGGTGCCCGCATGAACAGCGGCGTACCGGTGTCGAGCCGCACCGCCTCGTGCGAGGTGGCGATTGCCGGGCTGGCATAGAGTGTGTGGGAGGCATCCGCCGCCGGTTCGAAGAAATCGTCGAACGTGCTCGAAGCGGTCTTGGCGTGATGGTCGATCGCCGTCAGCCGGCCCTCGCCATCCATGCCCATGCGCAAGGTCTGGCGCGTCGGAGCACGGTGGCCGACCGGCCCATACATCTGCTCGCGCCGCAGCACCAGCTTGACCGGACGGCCAACGAGGCGC
It encodes:
- a CDS encoding aliphatic sulfonate ABC transporter substrate-binding protein, which produces MTRRNFIASSAALAAFAASGVPAKAAGMAARIGYNGDFWGASVAGIAADQGFYAKHGVDADIKVFTNGPIQVQALGANSLEFGYLGPGALWLPATGKAKIIAVNDVGFSDRVIAQAGITSITDLKGKKVAIAAGTSGDMLLRLALRKANMAMTDLDIVQMDPSTIVAAFASKQVDAAGIWYPFVGIIQKTVPDLVELAKNDDFYPQTTFPSVFIARNDLIEGNPDLVRNVVRAIKDAQDFRAANQGKAIEITSKLLGIPADQLKTEAGYGRFMTSAELIKLTKDGTVNGWFATMNELFKTFGKFETSLDPKDYYLGDQYIAA
- a CDS encoding sulfatase, which produces MNVLYIDIDSLRRDHLGCYGYHRNTSPVIDSLARDGIRFENIYVSDVPCHPSRTALWSGRHGMRTGVVGHGGTACEPFREGAERAWAGTFYEEGWMRALRDLGYHTTTISSFGERHGCWHWYAGFNEIINPGKAGMENADEVSGLALDWLKRNGSAKKWFLHVNVWDPHTPYRAPDAFGDPFADQPLPDWMTQAVFEKSHAGYGPHSPQEPSGFDVEPGGSKYRRMPSPISDMDTVKAWFDGYDTGVLYADHHVGLIVEELKRQGLLDQTIIVIGADHGENLGELNVWGDHQTADEFTCNVPLVIRWPGADDMRGVNRGLHYHFDWAATLIDRLGGSVPALWDGRSFAPALAAGQDGGRDFLVLSQGAWAVQRGVRFRRDGADWLMLRTYHDGYKDFGPVSLFNLSEDPHEQHDLSGSRTDIVDHASRLLEDWRGAMAVRGDSDVDPLVTVMKEGGPFHCRGELPGYLERLRRTGRAAAATQLEQRHPAPPPRRQSLN
- a CDS encoding EamA family transporter: MTSMPVASREAAPLPVAALMGAMVSIQIGATFAKTLFPVIGAQGTTTLRLVVGALMLIVVLRPWQMRPTRANLPWLAAYGVTLCALNLLFYAALSRIPLGVAVALEFSGPLLVATLTSRRASDFAWIALAVAGIVLLSPFIHSLQPLDPTGVMLALAAGGFWALYIVLAQKTGAQLGTRTTAYGMAIAAVLVLPFGIAEAGTGLLAPSILVGALLVGLFSSALPFFLEMVALTRMPARIYGTLTCLEPGLGALAGFLFLHESLSLAQLAGIAAVIAAAAGTALTSKPPVPSPE
- a CDS encoding outer membrane protein is translated as MKIILLATAFILAPVGMACAADINEVSPVAGYDWSGLYAGVDAGYAAGKSNLLIAGGGFGGGSDLNVPLDPDGFIGGIHIGANYQMANSFVIGAEADIAYSNADGLTGVDAGGGGVNTLLKSELKWSGSARLRAGYAFDRTLPYITAGVAAAKYEVTAISAGPGGEIPFHDESHVGWTVGAGIEHAFTDRWIARAEYRYSDFGSQDLSIAAGLPTETNVDLQTHDVRVGLSYKF
- a CDS encoding xanthine dehydrogenase family protein molybdopterin-binding subunit, giving the protein MTVHARHGDASDGALAEAIGGRLSRVDGPAKITGAAKYAVEQQLEGLAHAVLVESTIASGKVRAIDTARAEAAPGVLKVLTPDTIISLRTASDWFGTPPPDRPYCPLARDITFSGQHVAAVVAETFEQAVAAAALVKVSYDETPSIVDLSDGKAGDGILIDAMTKEWGDAATAFASAPVRICAAYNTPREYQAPMEPHGLIARWEGDRLTVWEPSQWLDGMARTYAEWFEVPFENVRLVSPYIGGGFGSKALALGHGAIAASAARMLGRPVKLVMTRPQTFTGYGGRAATRQTVTIGADHDGVIQSIVHRGVNETSIDGMWVEPLGSVTSIMYATPNFSSKQNVVRVNSVVPGAMRAPGENPSAFGIESAIDELAYEVGIDPLEIRLRNYAEQDPHAKKAWSTRQLREAFAAGAERFGWSKRTPEPRSMRDGNQLIGWGVAAGTYPVRRAYGEAVVRILADGSVEVESSSIDMGQGTYTILAQTAAETVGVSADDVVVKLGDSRFPRAGVTGGSRLAGVMTGAVYKAATSALDQLVGLAISDPRSPFHTLQANTLVVANGRIGSPRGDGPDVSIADLLKSVGRDRIEATGDTMPANSTAEDRYKNYTTIAMALPHTEGDYSRHSWCAHFIEVRVDEDFGTVRVSRVVSALDSGRLYNPKLAESQWKGGIIMGIGQALLEEGIVDRRHGRIVNNNLADYLVPTNADIPDIEVISVGIPDLHSSVLGGKGVGELAIVGVAPAIANAVFHATGKRVRDLPITLEKLI
- a CDS encoding FAD binding domain-containing protein, yielding MRDFSYLRATSVDAARQAAALPGAMLLAGGTTLIDLAKCSVAEPDTLVDITHLKGLDRIEVGEHRATIGALARMGHVADHADIQSGFPAVSEALWQAASAQIRNMATIGGNLMQRTRCPYFRDPSNFSACNKREPGSGCSAIGGVTKGHAVLGASEACIAMYPGDLATALVAFDAMVHLGDRRIAVDDFFLLPGTTPDREHAIEPGEMITAIEIPSSAAARRSTYLKIRDRQSYEFAAASAAVGLELEADGRTIRDLRVALGGVATKPWRARAVEAALIGKVLEPAAVRAASLLAVEGAVDHGANHYKIELAPRVVARAILKLGETA
- a CDS encoding (2Fe-2S)-binding protein translates to MTKIPVHLDINGHHHELQLEPRVTLLDALRERLGLTGTKKGCDHGQCGACTVHVDGERVLACLTLAAQAEGRAITTIEGLAREGELHPVQAAFLEQDAFQCGYCTPGQIMSAVACIREGHAGSDEEIREYMAGNLCRCGAYPHIVAAVRQAALEVAS
- a CDS encoding xanthine dehydrogenase family protein molybdopterin-binding subunit; the encoded protein is MTLELNQQPAHARQGSSIGQPLTRRDGFLKVTGAARYAADNHPPGMLYAVLAVSSIARGRVAALDIEAAKAHKGVVEVMTPSNRPALAIDPDAKDNPFMFRLDLLQNDQVRYPNQTIAVVIAETLEAATEGAALLSPRYEALPARVGLDGAESFVPRGVGVGNPAVHHKGDVEAGLKSATTRIEATYETPAQYHNAMEPHAIVAAWDGGRLSIDTPSQGLAMAQGRIAGLFGIAPQDIHIRSPFLGGGFGSKGMVSGPQVLGILAARLVGRPVKLVLRREQMYGPVGHRAPTRQTLRMGMDGEGRLTAIDHHAKTASSTFDDFFEPAADASHTLYASPAIATSHEAVRLDTGTPLFMRAPGEATGSIALESAIDEAAHACGIDPLEFRLRNYAEVEPMTGKPFSSKALRECYSQAAKAFGWASRPLQPRLMRDADGFLTGWGMGTATFPALMFQAEARAVLRADGSGLMETGAQDMGQGAWTAFAQIAADGLGLDIDQVDFRAGSSDLPNAGIAGGSGHTATAGMAIHNAGAAVIARLADLATGNEASPLFGAGNEGVLARGGWLYRRDDESRGESYAEILTRAGLTEIEGRGKGAPDPASQETYAKHAHGAVFAEVKVDPDFGQIRVTRLVGAFAAGRVINPRLVRSQYYGGMIWGVSFALHEEASTDRRSGRIQNANLAEYHVPVNADVPSVEAILVHEDDPYVNALGIKGVGEIGVTGTAGAVANAVWHATGVRPRRFPIRIEDLLV